A DNA window from Allokutzneria albata contains the following coding sequences:
- a CDS encoding quinone oxidoreductase family protein: MRRVRYHSYGGPEVLRVEPADTPEPGPGQVRLRAEVIGANFIDSKFRQGLGARYDRPLPATLTGDVVGVVEAAGAGVDAALVGRRVAALAEDAFADQVLADAEWLATVPEGIDDAAATLLPMTAPVALGTLRTGRFARGETVLVHAAAGGIGHIAVQLAKLLGAGKVIATAGSPAKLAFAREHGADAAVDYTAADWPDQVRAEAPNGVDLVLDSVGGGLTAQGLDLLAPGGRLVIYGMAAGEPADLPARQLYALRSVAGFSITTWRATHPREAAQAVEELTGHVAAGRLRGAVHTRLPLDEVRKAHELLDDRAQLGRILLVP, encoded by the coding sequence GTGCGTCGAGTCCGCTACCACTCCTACGGCGGCCCCGAGGTCCTTCGGGTCGAACCGGCCGACACCCCGGAACCGGGCCCGGGCCAGGTGCGCCTGCGCGCCGAGGTGATCGGCGCCAACTTCATCGACAGCAAGTTCCGCCAGGGCCTCGGCGCGCGGTACGACCGCCCGCTGCCCGCGACGCTCACCGGTGACGTCGTCGGCGTCGTCGAGGCGGCGGGAGCCGGAGTGGACGCCGCGCTGGTCGGCCGTCGCGTCGCCGCCCTCGCCGAGGACGCTTTCGCCGACCAGGTCCTGGCCGACGCGGAGTGGCTGGCCACCGTTCCCGAGGGGATCGACGACGCCGCGGCCACCCTGCTGCCGATGACCGCGCCGGTCGCGCTCGGCACCCTGCGCACCGGCCGGTTCGCCCGCGGCGAGACCGTGCTCGTGCACGCCGCGGCGGGCGGGATCGGGCACATCGCGGTGCAGCTGGCGAAACTCCTCGGCGCGGGCAAGGTGATCGCGACCGCCGGATCGCCCGCGAAGCTGGCCTTCGCCCGGGAACACGGAGCCGACGCCGCCGTCGACTACACCGCGGCGGACTGGCCCGACCAGGTGCGCGCGGAGGCCCCGAACGGGGTCGACCTGGTGCTGGACTCCGTCGGCGGCGGGCTGACGGCTCAGGGCCTGGACCTGCTCGCACCCGGAGGCAGGCTCGTCATCTACGGCATGGCGGCCGGAGAGCCCGCCGACCTCCCGGCCCGGCAGCTCTACGCACTGCGCTCGGTCGCCGGGTTCTCCATCACGACCTGGCGTGCGACGCACCCCCGGGAAGCCGCCCAGGCCGTCGAGGAGCTGACCGGACACGTCGCGGCGGGACGGCTCCGCGGCGCCGTCCACACGCGGCTACCCCTGGACGAGGTCAGGAAGGCGCACGAACTGCTCGACGACCGCGCCCAGCTCGGCCGGATCCTGCTCGTCCCCTGA
- a CDS encoding 3,4-dihydroxy-2-butanone-4-phosphate synthase, with protein MPGEGDRQGTAWSVPVDLAAGTGTGVSAAERAATVRKLADPDAVPGDFLRPGHVFPLAARPGLLARRSGHTEATVALCVAAGLPPVGVCCEVMNPDGTMAGEADLETAALRWGMSLIDLADLKAWL; from the coding sequence ATGCCGGGCGAGGGCGACCGCCAGGGCACCGCGTGGTCGGTACCGGTCGACCTGGCGGCGGGGACGGGAACCGGGGTGTCGGCCGCCGAACGCGCGGCCACCGTGCGGAAGCTGGCCGATCCGGACGCGGTCCCCGGCGACTTCCTGCGGCCTGGGCACGTCTTCCCGCTGGCCGCGCGGCCCGGGCTGCTCGCCCGGCGGTCCGGGCACACCGAGGCGACGGTGGCCCTGTGCGTCGCCGCGGGCCTTCCTCCGGTCGGGGTGTGCTGCGAGGTGATGAACCCCGACGGCACGATGGCCGGGGAAGCCGACCTCGAAACCGCCGCCCTGCGCTGGGGAATGTCCCTGATCGACCTGGCCGACCTCAAGGCCTGGTTGTGA
- a CDS encoding SAM-dependent methyltransferase: protein MVVAGAPGSLVGTARPDRGGPEGTDEGMPMATADPAVVETALGPVVIAAVEQHEPTPLLADPFARHVLPRSGRFLVRLSRWSFLRRGLVRASERQAPGIWASVLCRKRFIGDVLARAAAGGVESVVVLGAGLDTLVLRSALPPGVRVYEVDLPEIVHRKRALLATVPGPATSHSTLVPIDFQAENLADVLAVHGYRAETRTVFVWEAVTQYLTEGAVRATLECMRAAPSGSHLVFTYVRQDFLDGDEFYGAEKLHRRFGGQKGLWRFGLRPERVRGLLAEYGWQEVEQMGAAQFRGRYLRPAGREAAVSEVERSVHAIR from the coding sequence ATGGTTGTCGCCGGTGCGCCGGGAAGCCTGGTCGGCACGGCTCGCCCCGACCGGGGTGGGCCGGAGGGAACTGACGAAGGCATGCCCATGGCCACCGCTGACCCCGCTGTAGTCGAGACCGCGCTCGGACCGGTCGTGATCGCGGCTGTCGAACAACACGAGCCCACCCCGCTGTTGGCCGATCCGTTCGCCCGGCACGTGCTGCCCCGCTCGGGACGCTTCCTGGTGCGGCTGAGCAGGTGGTCGTTCCTGCGGCGCGGGTTGGTCCGCGCCTCCGAGCGCCAAGCGCCGGGGATCTGGGCAAGTGTGTTGTGCCGCAAGCGTTTCATCGGCGACGTCCTGGCGCGCGCGGCGGCCGGGGGCGTGGAGTCGGTGGTGGTGCTCGGAGCCGGACTGGACACCTTGGTGCTTCGATCGGCCCTGCCCCCGGGGGTTCGGGTCTACGAGGTGGATCTCCCGGAGATCGTGCACCGCAAGCGGGCTCTCCTCGCCACGGTGCCCGGCCCGGCGACGTCTCACTCCACACTCGTTCCCATCGACTTCCAGGCGGAGAACCTGGCCGATGTCCTTGCGGTGCACGGCTATCGGGCCGAGACCAGGACGGTGTTCGTGTGGGAGGCCGTCACCCAGTACCTGACCGAGGGCGCGGTGCGCGCGACGTTGGAGTGCATGCGGGCCGCCCCCTCGGGGAGCCATCTGGTGTTCACCTACGTGCGCCAGGACTTCCTCGACGGTGACGAGTTCTACGGGGCAGAGAAGCTGCATCGCCGCTTCGGCGGCCAGAAAGGCTTGTGGCGGTTCGGGTTGCGACCCGAGCGCGTGCGGGGCTTGCTGGCCGAGTACGGCTGGCAGGAAGTCGAGCAGATGGGGGCCGCGCAGTTCCGCGGGCGCTACCTGCGGCCCGCGGGGCGCGAAGCGGCAGTGTCCGAAGTGGAACGTTCGGTCCACGCGATCCGATGA
- a CDS encoding CAP family protein yields the protein MKKLIAFGAVAALVLGVATTGTAQAATPQDYTTDAFQRDCLAAHNAYRKRHGAPVLKTDPKIVAFAKGRGTRLAATEILAHDAANYGENLNWSWSSAGPAPVPCASVVKGWYDQIKNYDWKNPDSSWKQSGFFTQVVWKSTTTVGCAQVAALNGKKGGTYTVCNYAPAGNLMGSFADNVSRPRG from the coding sequence ATGAAGAAGTTGATCGCATTCGGTGCCGTGGCCGCTCTCGTGCTGGGGGTGGCCACCACCGGGACCGCGCAGGCCGCCACCCCGCAGGACTACACGACCGATGCCTTCCAGCGGGACTGCCTCGCGGCCCACAACGCCTACCGCAAGCGGCACGGCGCACCGGTCCTGAAGACCGACCCGAAGATCGTCGCATTCGCCAAGGGGCGCGGCACCAGGCTCGCGGCCACCGAGATCCTCGCCCACGACGCGGCCAACTACGGCGAGAACCTGAACTGGAGCTGGAGTTCGGCAGGGCCCGCGCCCGTGCCGTGCGCGAGTGTGGTGAAGGGCTGGTACGACCAGATCAAGAACTACGACTGGAAGAACCCCGACAGCTCCTGGAAGCAGTCGGGGTTCTTCACCCAGGTCGTGTGGAAGTCCACCACCACCGTGGGGTGCGCGCAGGTCGCCGCGCTGAACGGGAAGAAGGGCGGCACCTACACGGTGTGCAACTACGCGCCCGCCGGGAACTTGATGGGATCGTTCGCCGACAACGTCAGCCGACCGCGGGGCTAG